From one Ignavibacteria bacterium genomic stretch:
- a CDS encoding exo-alpha-sialidase, with protein sequence MILLVAFAAHVARAAGEDSVHLDSLYLKGARGMVPCNDGSFVGGYINCPTFPPGYYESDHCDRPVLTRSWDGGKTWVVEDVGAPTYAYSGIVRLRGGVLLTAHNSWLYGFLTSTDNGRTWQATFDTTQATPVLSVGEVIGMLFRDHRGLLYWKLGGELHVSLDNGKTFIWLRYSDLREGYYVLPTDGLLVTHTVGSGSSPGSIQMSFNHGRSWSQTLKGYDQGTFGKEDSMSTLTGCVIIRDTVAVDDRFGYYPDGGHNYQPIPRTMYWHRKEHVWTSGRFLQSFGINGIMDSTECWFTGAFATLALGPEDTVQRAVSRDIPVDSIPPEGDTMIYTRGRLYDHFYDLDGNIHPHGSNVYVPRRAPRPVSRLDRLYTCTGVEYVVGGHHLDTVILDPSRSVNARLSYTITPNKRLSTIVIEAVDTTRPMHFTMMVDDSITGRQWFSDSVMTVTKPVVALGRFYLDTILTCTYPEGPFMWYYNDTLMPHRIVGANADSVIFKPKPGKYKVMAKSPFGCDVWSNEVSITTTAIEESGDSENGRYSAYPDNDGNIHVRWTGFGPTPSSITVFDILGRRLEADVRISGNEAVVDCEDHQKMVLIMISTGKAVHVLRVLRPQ encoded by the coding sequence TTGATCCTTTTGGTAGCCTTCGCCGCTCATGTGGCGAGGGCTGCCGGAGAGGATTCGGTCCATCTGGATTCCCTGTACCTCAAAGGTGCACGGGGAATGGTGCCCTGCAACGATGGGTCATTCGTCGGAGGATACATCAACTGTCCGACGTTTCCACCGGGGTACTATGAATCCGACCATTGTGATCGTCCTGTACTGACCCGGTCATGGGACGGAGGCAAGACTTGGGTTGTCGAGGATGTTGGTGCCCCGACCTATGCGTACTCCGGCATCGTTCGTCTGCGCGGAGGGGTGTTGCTCACCGCACATAACAGTTGGCTCTACGGTTTTCTGACAAGTACTGATAATGGGAGAACATGGCAAGCAACCTTCGATACGACTCAAGCGACGCCAGTATTGAGTGTAGGAGAAGTCATCGGGATGCTCTTCCGTGACCACAGGGGCCTACTCTACTGGAAGCTGGGTGGAGAACTCCACGTGAGCCTTGACAACGGCAAAACATTCATCTGGCTGCGATACTCCGACCTGCGGGAAGGATACTATGTCCTGCCAACTGATGGTTTGCTGGTTACGCATACCGTCGGATCGGGAAGCTCACCCGGTTCGATCCAGATGAGCTTCAACCATGGGCGGTCGTGGTCCCAGACACTGAAAGGGTATGACCAAGGAACGTTTGGCAAAGAAGACTCGATGAGTACCCTCACCGGATGCGTTATCATTCGTGACACCGTTGCTGTGGACGATCGGTTCGGCTATTATCCAGACGGTGGACACAATTACCAACCAATCCCGAGAACAATGTACTGGCATAGGAAGGAACATGTATGGACTTCCGGTAGGTTCCTTCAAAGTTTCGGCATCAATGGGATCATGGATAGTACGGAATGTTGGTTTACTGGTGCGTTCGCGACTCTAGCACTTGGCCCTGAGGATACCGTTCAACGGGCGGTAAGCAGGGATATTCCTGTCGACTCTATCCCTCCTGAAGGCGATACGATGATCTACACACGTGGAAGATTGTACGATCACTTCTATGACTTAGATGGCAATATTCACCCACATGGCTCAAATGTCTATGTGCCTCGTCGTGCTCCGAGACCGGTCTCACGACTCGATCGGCTCTATACCTGCACAGGCGTCGAGTACGTCGTCGGTGGCCACCATCTCGATACCGTGATACTGGACCCGTCACGTTCCGTGAACGCGAGGCTCTCGTATACCATCACACCCAACAAACGTCTTTCGACCATCGTCATCGAAGCTGTCGACACGACACGCCCCATGCACTTTACCATGATGGTCGACGACAGCATTACAGGACGTCAGTGGTTCTCGGACTCAGTGATGACCGTCACCAAGCCGGTGGTCGCACTGGGGCGGTTCTATCTGGATACGATACTCACGTGTACCTATCCTGAGGGCCCGTTCATGTGGTACTACAACGATACCCTGATGCCCCATAGGATTGTGGGTGCGAATGCTGACAGCGTGATCTTCAAACCCAAGCCGGGTAAGTACAAGGTCATGGCGAAGTCGCCCTTCGGATGCGACGTCTGGTCGAACGAAGTGAGCATTACCACGACAGCGATCGAGGAGAGCGGTGACAGTGAGAACGGAAGGTACTCTGCCTATCCAGATAACGATGGAAACATCCACGTCCGATGGACTGGATTCGGACCTACTCCTTCGTCCATCACGGTCTTCGACATCCTCGGAAGGCGACTGGAGGCTGACGTGAGGATTTCTGGGAACGAGGCAGTGGTGGACTGCGAAGATCATCAGAAGATGGTACTCATCATGATTTCCACAGGGAAAGCTGTACACGTTCTACGGGTGCTGCGACCGCAATAG
- a CDS encoding 4a-hydroxytetrahydrobiopterin dehydratase: MTRPTLLPGNELSEHLKDIPMWRLEGATIVREMPASDFAAAMGLVNAVALLAEKADHHPDILLYGWNKVRITLSTHDQGGITMADIRLAKAIDALKFNIV; this comes from the coding sequence ATGACTCGGCCAACGCTGTTGCCAGGTAACGAGTTGAGCGAACATCTAAAAGACATTCCAATGTGGCGCCTTGAAGGCGCCACTATTGTTCGTGAGATGCCGGCATCCGACTTTGCCGCTGCAATGGGCCTTGTTAACGCTGTAGCCCTGCTGGCCGAAAAGGCAGATCATCATCCGGATATACTGTTGTACGGATGGAATAAGGTTCGGATTACACTGAGCACGCATGATCAGGGCGGGATTACAATGGCTGATATACGGCTTGCAAAAGCAATCGACGCATTGAAATTTAACATCGTTTAA
- a CDS encoding ATP-binding protein has translation MWPKPLTDVTSEDIQALIQDRAPESRHLEFKRQPPNSSDTEMTRFLLTVAAFANAGGGYLVYGINAEADGADQGGTASEVVPIAENIDALIRRLEGSMLTRIHPRVYAGLRGVPAHEVFSSSDDGTGNGDGTGSGKGSGPGRSNADGTGFGVGVDEPVGHVLVVRIPPSTQTPHAVQTNDGFKFPVRVSAGRQNMDMHEIRRAIVNSESAVDRIRKFTQERYEMLRPTFVDGTTVLHLLPMNPELGSDIISSFSEDGLQKFTPLWMTGGWHTRYNLDGYLNASYIDGNEDGSSYSSTQVFRDGRIEAVTHHWGLDNLLRHERLVEQILRAVPRYMEMIESKVNPYPLVVSLSLNLHPETVLSTEVRRPKKVRQNDLHIPHIVLQQKPESWPKAFRPIFDLLWNAFGLDRCWYYDEAGNFDLRNGRR, from the coding sequence ATGTGGCCAAAACCACTGACGGATGTCACGTCGGAAGACATCCAAGCATTGATACAGGACCGTGCACCCGAGTCCCGGCACTTGGAATTCAAGCGTCAACCACCCAATTCTTCAGACACGGAGATGACTCGGTTCCTTCTGACCGTTGCCGCCTTCGCGAATGCTGGCGGTGGCTATCTCGTTTACGGAATTAATGCGGAGGCGGATGGGGCTGACCAGGGTGGAACGGCGTCAGAAGTTGTGCCGATCGCCGAAAACATTGACGCCCTGATTCGAAGGCTCGAAGGAAGTATGCTTACAAGGATACATCCAAGGGTTTACGCGGGCCTCCGTGGGGTTCCTGCTCATGAGGTATTCAGCAGCTCCGATGATGGAACGGGCAATGGAGACGGTACAGGAAGCGGGAAAGGCTCAGGTCCCGGGCGTAGTAACGCAGACGGTACAGGTTTCGGAGTCGGAGTGGATGAACCCGTAGGACATGTACTCGTCGTACGGATACCACCTAGTACGCAGACGCCACATGCAGTTCAGACCAATGATGGTTTCAAGTTTCCTGTACGTGTATCCGCAGGGAGGCAGAACATGGACATGCACGAGATTCGCAGGGCAATAGTGAATTCGGAAAGTGCTGTTGATCGGATAAGAAAATTCACACAGGAGCGGTATGAGATGCTGCGACCAACATTCGTAGACGGTACTACTGTTCTTCACTTACTACCCATGAATCCTGAGCTAGGATCGGACATCATTTCTTCCTTTTCAGAAGATGGATTACAGAAGTTTACTCCTCTGTGGATGACGGGTGGTTGGCATACCCGATACAACCTTGATGGCTATCTCAACGCCTCCTATATTGATGGTAATGAGGACGGTTCGAGCTATTCATCTACTCAGGTATTCCGCGACGGTAGGATCGAGGCTGTTACCCATCACTGGGGGTTGGATAATCTCCTCCGCCATGAAAGATTGGTTGAGCAAATTCTCCGAGCAGTACCCCGGTATATGGAGATGATCGAATCAAAAGTGAATCCCTATCCTCTTGTTGTCTCTCTGTCATTGAACCTCCATCCGGAGACTGTTCTGTCAACAGAAGTACGGCGACCGAAGAAAGTTCGGCAGAATGATCTCCACATACCACACATCGTTCTTCAGCAGAAGCCGGAGTCATGGCCGAAGGCTTTTCGTCCGATTTTCGATCTCCTTTGGAACGCTTTCGGCCTTGATCGCTGCTGGTACTATGATGAAGCGGGAAACTTCGATCTACGGAACGGTCGGCGTTGA
- the trxA gene encoding thioredoxin, which translates to MAHPVHLTDADFNSTINAGNVVLVDFWAAWCGPCRAIAPIIDDLAGEYEGRATIAKVDVDNNPKVAMEYGIRSIPTLLVFKGGRVVDTIVGAVPKNFITDKLNAQLS; encoded by the coding sequence ATGGCACATCCAGTCCATCTTACCGACGCTGATTTTAATAGCACCATTAATGCAGGTAACGTTGTTTTAGTTGATTTCTGGGCCGCCTGGTGTGGTCCGTGCAGAGCTATTGCACCAATAATTGACGATCTCGCCGGCGAATATGAAGGTCGTGCCACAATTGCAAAGGTCGATGTTGACAATAATCCCAAGGTGGCAATGGAGTATGGCATCCGCAGTATTCCAACCCTGCTCGTATTTAAGGGCGGTCGCGTGGTTGATACCATCGTGGGCGCTGTTCCCAAAAACTTTATAACCGATAAGCTGAATGCTCAACTGAGCTGA
- the eno gene encoding phosphopyruvate hydratase, which produces MSVIEAISAREILDSRGNPTVEVDVFLEDGSFGRAAVPSGASTGEHEAIELRDGDAGRYGGKGTLAAVENVESQIADILIGMDATDQRQIDRVLIDLDGTETKSKLGANAMLGVSLAVARAAADFHGLPLYAYLGGAKANLLPTPMMNILNGGAHADNNVDIQEFMIMPIGADTFSHALQMGTEVYHALKGVLKKEGLSTGIGDEGGFAPSLKSNEEALDKIMQAIEAAGYKPNDDIVLALDIAASEMWRNGTYELYKSSKQRKTAAELTEWYAGLAAKYPIVSIEDGLGEEDWTGWKVLTDKIGDEIQIVGDDLFVTNSEYLERGIAEGVANSILVKVNQIGTLTETINTVNLAQRYGYSTIISHRSGETEDSFIADLAVALSSGQIKTGAPCRSDRVAKYNQLLRIEELLGADAEFAGDATLA; this is translated from the coding sequence ATGTCAGTTATCGAAGCAATCAGTGCGCGAGAGATTCTTGATTCACGTGGCAATCCTACTGTAGAGGTAGATGTGTTTTTGGAGGACGGCTCGTTTGGGCGTGCTGCAGTTCCGTCGGGCGCCAGCACAGGTGAGCACGAAGCCATAGAGCTACGCGACGGCGATGCCGGGCGCTATGGAGGAAAAGGCACTCTTGCTGCGGTTGAAAACGTAGAGTCGCAGATCGCCGATATCCTGATAGGAATGGATGCCACCGATCAGCGTCAAATAGATAGAGTGCTCATTGACCTGGATGGAACCGAAACCAAGAGCAAGCTGGGCGCAAACGCTATGCTTGGCGTTTCTCTGGCAGTTGCCCGGGCGGCAGCCGATTTTCACGGTCTGCCACTTTATGCTTACCTGGGGGGTGCCAAGGCGAACCTACTCCCAACACCAATGATGAATATCTTGAATGGCGGTGCACATGCTGATAATAATGTTGATATTCAGGAATTCATGATTATGCCAATTGGTGCGGATACGTTCTCACATGCACTTCAGATGGGGACAGAGGTATATCACGCACTCAAAGGCGTACTCAAAAAAGAGGGCCTCTCCACAGGTATTGGCGATGAGGGCGGATTTGCTCCTTCGCTGAAGAGTAATGAAGAAGCGCTCGACAAGATAATGCAGGCTATCGAAGCAGCCGGCTACAAACCGAACGATGATATTGTACTTGCGCTTGATATTGCTGCCAGCGAGATGTGGCGGAACGGTACATACGAGTTGTATAAAAGCTCTAAACAAAGGAAGACGGCGGCTGAACTTACTGAGTGGTATGCCGGGCTGGCTGCAAAATACCCGATTGTCTCCATCGAAGATGGTCTGGGCGAAGAAGACTGGACAGGCTGGAAAGTACTTACCGATAAGATCGGTGATGAAATTCAAATTGTTGGTGATGATCTGTTTGTCACAAATTCCGAATATTTGGAACGAGGCATTGCCGAGGGCGTGGCAAACAGTATTCTGGTGAAAGTAAACCAGATTGGTACACTTACCGAAACAATTAATACGGTAAACCTGGCACAACGCTATGGCTACAGCACCATCATTAGCCATCGGTCCGGCGAGACCGAAGACTCCTTTATTGCCGATTTGGCCGTTGCACTGAGTTCCGGACAAATTAAAACAGGGGCTCCATGCCGCAGTGATAGGGTAGCAAAGTATAACCAGCTCCTCCGAATTGAAGAATTGCTGGGTGCCGATGCAGAGTTTGCCGGCGATGCCACCCTGGCCTGA
- a CDS encoding dephospho-CoA kinase, translating into MKLIGLTGGIGTGKSSVAQVFRSLGWEVLSSDSTAKTVTGSNPGVRSAIAALLGEDVLTSDGLNSRLVAERVFGSDAESSTRLRELEKIIHPHVLEYHMKQIHELDERGSGTVVVDSALIYEVGLEDGFDYVVVVNASVQECIRRVMQRSGLTEEQVRQRIKQQMPMKEKCMRADFVIENSGTLDELEAAAKKLAVIIQALPDRQ; encoded by the coding sequence ATGAAGCTTATTGGACTTACCGGTGGGATTGGTACCGGAAAATCATCGGTAGCCCAGGTGTTCAGGAGCCTGGGTTGGGAGGTGTTGAGTTCCGACTCAACGGCTAAGACTGTTACCGGGTCAAACCCGGGGGTACGTAGTGCAATTGCGGCATTGCTGGGCGAAGACGTCCTAACGTCAGATGGACTGAATAGCCGACTGGTTGCTGAACGGGTATTTGGTTCTGACGCCGAGAGTAGTACGCGTCTGAGAGAACTTGAAAAAATCATACATCCGCACGTACTTGAGTATCACATGAAACAAATACACGAGTTGGATGAAAGGGGCTCAGGCACAGTGGTTGTGGATAGTGCGCTGATTTACGAGGTGGGTCTGGAAGATGGTTTTGACTATGTAGTTGTGGTAAACGCCTCAGTACAGGAATGCATTCGCCGGGTGATGCAGCGCTCCGGACTAACCGAAGAGCAGGTGAGGCAACGAATTAAACAGCAAATGCCGATGAAGGAAAAGTGTATGCGGGCCGACTTCGTTATTGAGAACAGCGGGACGCTGGACGAGCTGGAAGCCGCTGCAAAAAAACTGGCAGTGATTATTCAGGCCCTTCCTGACAGGCAGTGA
- a CDS encoding phosphoglucomutase/phosphomannomutase family protein — protein MAISFGTDGWRGLIARDFTFDNVELVAHATARYVRTLQREGASVVIGYDTRFLSRQFAETAACVIAGYGITVHLSNAISSTPQVSFHTKAKKAQLGIVITASHNPPEYSGFKLKAGFGGPAIPEQIARVEKELAALDGKAPKMKVPAYDAAVDAKIIRLFDAADAYAKYLFKKIDIEAIKKSGLKIVYDPMHGAGINFMHKILPDVFEIHGWHNPGFGEVDHPEPIAECLQPLMRTVKNKKADVGLATDGDADRLGLVDGNGNYVDPHRVFMLIMDYLYTDKKKRGAVVKTVSLTSMVNRFCERHHLDLIETPVGFKHVAKLMNERKVLIGGEESGGLGTIMHIPERDGIFNGLLILEMLAKRKKTLKELCDELDTAFGPHRYRRRDVRVTEAHKKAVLNACSKRPLKIGRYNVLQIDDRDGYKFTVDGGAWLLIRASGTEPLLRFYAEASSLAKVDELLTEGLQMGVS, from the coding sequence ATGGCAATTTCATTTGGTACCGACGGATGGCGGGGCTTAATAGCTCGTGACTTCACATTTGATAACGTGGAACTGGTTGCCCATGCAACAGCCCGGTACGTTAGAACTCTTCAACGCGAGGGCGCAAGCGTTGTTATCGGCTACGATACCCGCTTCCTTTCCCGCCAGTTTGCCGAAACAGCGGCATGCGTTATCGCCGGGTATGGGATTACGGTACACTTGTCAAATGCAATAAGCTCAACTCCACAGGTGAGCTTTCACACAAAGGCTAAAAAGGCTCAACTTGGAATTGTTATCACGGCTAGCCATAATCCGCCTGAATACAGTGGTTTTAAGCTAAAAGCAGGCTTTGGCGGCCCTGCAATCCCAGAACAAATTGCACGGGTTGAAAAAGAACTGGCTGCCCTTGATGGCAAAGCCCCTAAGATGAAGGTACCTGCATACGATGCGGCTGTAGATGCCAAGATCATACGGCTGTTCGATGCGGCTGATGCATACGCCAAGTATCTGTTTAAAAAGATCGATATCGAGGCAATTAAAAAAAGTGGACTCAAAATAGTTTACGATCCAATGCACGGTGCCGGTATTAATTTTATGCACAAAATTCTACCGGATGTATTCGAAATTCACGGCTGGCATAATCCAGGCTTCGGCGAAGTAGATCACCCGGAACCGATTGCCGAATGTTTGCAACCTCTGATGCGGACAGTTAAAAACAAGAAAGCCGATGTAGGCCTTGCTACTGATGGTGATGCCGACAGGCTGGGATTGGTTGACGGTAACGGTAATTATGTAGATCCGCACCGGGTGTTTATGCTAATAATGGACTATCTGTACACCGATAAAAAGAAGCGGGGCGCAGTCGTAAAAACTGTATCTCTCACTTCGATGGTGAATAGATTTTGTGAGCGCCACCATCTTGATTTGATCGAAACACCAGTAGGGTTTAAACATGTTGCCAAGCTCATGAATGAGCGTAAGGTCTTAATCGGTGGTGAAGAAAGCGGCGGCCTGGGTACCATTATGCATATACCCGAGCGCGACGGTATTTTTAATGGCCTGCTCATCCTGGAGATGCTGGCAAAGCGAAAAAAAACGCTGAAGGAACTGTGTGACGAACTGGATACCGCGTTTGGACCTCATCGCTATCGACGCCGCGATGTTCGGGTTACGGAGGCTCATAAAAAGGCTGTTTTGAATGCCTGTTCAAAACGTCCGTTGAAAATTGGTCGCTATAATGTTCTTCAGATTGATGATCGTGATGGTTATAAGTTTACGGTTGACG
- a CDS encoding SIR2 family protein, whose protein sequence is MELAVLLGAGASLPQMPSTRCITKELIDAFDSWVGDSAANRPFRKATEQPVSYTHDHHSRGSLAELKRLFEAVVLLSTDPMTFEEVYSIADQIRQHIDHEYDNNALEPTVYHLCRRLGTDWKPLDRLELKSKCRELLDLINCVVKTGVGGSAWYTAPDGFPAHNLQVVLDLLKQEIVTRLHLLTTNFDVLVEEALKEQAIVYYDGFGCTPEFGGQVVRWEADEHKFLTSGAVSLYKLHGSENWSWVYGNEPFPLFLGKIVGRITAYPNLDGVGGIHRLRDDNNLLLSGKTNKLLAYNQGWALDLAEAANRGMRMCQHLIVAGYGFSDEGINFRLIHWMSRCENRMLVIDPCFTNTLNVAKGAIQSRLTEWKQEGRMVAIEDPLGEVTDAALSEWLFD, encoded by the coding sequence ATGGAACTAGCGGTTCTTCTCGGTGCTGGAGCTTCTCTACCTCAGATGCCTTCGACACGTTGCATAACCAAAGAGTTGATCGATGCGTTTGATTCTTGGGTTGGCGACTCGGCCGCGAATCGTCCATTTAGAAAGGCAACGGAGCAACCCGTTAGTTACACCCACGATCATCACTCACGAGGGTCTCTTGCAGAACTGAAACGGCTGTTCGAGGCTGTAGTTTTGCTAAGCACCGATCCGATGACATTCGAGGAAGTATACTCCATCGCGGACCAGATTCGACAGCACATAGATCATGAGTATGATAACAATGCACTGGAACCTACGGTCTACCATCTGTGCAGGCGTTTGGGAACAGATTGGAAGCCTTTGGATAGACTGGAACTCAAAAGTAAGTGCAGAGAACTTTTGGACCTTATCAACTGCGTCGTGAAAACAGGGGTCGGCGGGTCAGCGTGGTATACGGCACCTGATGGTTTCCCTGCTCACAATCTTCAAGTGGTTCTTGACTTGCTCAAACAAGAGATTGTGACCCGATTACATCTGTTGACGACCAACTTCGACGTGCTCGTTGAAGAAGCACTCAAAGAACAAGCTATAGTCTACTACGATGGGTTTGGATGTACTCCTGAATTTGGTGGTCAGGTTGTTCGGTGGGAGGCAGATGAGCACAAGTTTTTGACGAGCGGAGCAGTATCTCTTTACAAGCTTCACGGCTCTGAGAACTGGTCGTGGGTATACGGCAATGAACCGTTCCCACTCTTCCTAGGGAAAATCGTTGGACGGATCACAGCTTACCCAAATCTTGACGGGGTAGGAGGTATTCATCGACTTCGTGACGATAACAACCTTCTTCTGTCCGGAAAGACAAACAAACTTCTGGCTTACAATCAAGGTTGGGCATTGGATTTAGCTGAAGCTGCTAACCGAGGAATGCGCATGTGCCAACACCTCATCGTTGCTGGATACGGATTCAGTGATGAAGGGATCAACTTCCGGCTCATACACTGGATGAGTAGATGCGAGAACAGAATGCTAGTGATCGATCCATGCTTCACAAATACTTTGAATGTAGCGAAAGGGGCCATTCAATCACGACTCACAGAATGGAAGCAAGAGGGTCGAATGGTGGCTATTGAAGATCCATTAGGCGAAGTCACTGACGCAGCATTGTCAGAATGGCTCTTCGACTAG